In Chitinophaga sp. HK235, a single window of DNA contains:
- a CDS encoding biopolymer transporter ExbD: MAEMDTSSSGGKGKKHGGTKSKKQSTRVDMTPMVDLGFLLITFFMLTTTMSKPKTMDLIMPKDTKEEKDQNKVKESTALTILLGKDNRVYYYEGLAQDPNAAANPDFFKATSFANKGGIRDEIIKKRDEVSKTRNAKGEPEDVVVIIKANDDATYANFVDILDEMAINRIQRYATVDISDQDKVWIKQTEAANGVK; encoded by the coding sequence ATGGCAGAAATGGATACCAGTAGTAGTGGTGGGAAAGGGAAGAAACACGGTGGGACGAAATCGAAGAAACAGTCGACCCGTGTAGATATGACGCCCATGGTGGATTTAGGTTTTCTCCTGATTACCTTCTTCATGCTTACCACTACCATGAGCAAGCCCAAAACAATGGACTTGATCATGCCAAAAGATACCAAGGAAGAAAAGGACCAGAACAAAGTAAAAGAAAGTACTGCCCTGACCATCTTACTTGGTAAAGACAATAGAGTATATTATTACGAAGGTTTGGCACAAGACCCTAACGCGGCAGCAAACCCTGACTTCTTTAAAGCAACCAGCTTTGCCAACAAAGGAGGAATCAGGGATGAAATCATCAAAAAAAGAGATGAAGTGTCCAAAACCAGGAATGCAAAAGGTGAACCAGAAGATGTGGTGGTAATCATTAAAGCAAATGATGACGCTACTTACGCAAACTTTGTGGACATCCTGGACGAAATGGCTATCAACCGTATACAGCGTTATGCAACTGTAGACATCAGCGATCAGGACAAAGTGTGGATTAAGCAGACAGAAGCTGCTAACGGTGTAAAATAG
- the mnmE gene encoding tRNA uridine-5-carboxymethylaminomethyl(34) synthesis GTPase MnmE, whose amino-acid sequence MLGKLTGFDDTIVAVATAPGIGAIAVIRLSGQHAFPICNSLFPAKNLDLQASHTLHFGNIVHNGKIIDEVVISLYKGPRSYTGEDVIEISCHGSPYIQQQIIAATVDKGARLAKPGEFTQRAFLNGKLDLTQAESVADLIASNSAASHQTAMQQMRGGFSKELHALREQLITFSALIELELDFSQEDVEFADRTRLYALVSNATTIIQHLIDSFRMGNVIKNGVNTAIVGKPNAGKSTLLNTLLNENRAIVSDIAGTTRDTIEEILNIDGILFRLIDTAGIRDSSDTIETIGVQKTMEKIREAGVVVYLFDVNELSAADIQQQIHDFEADNVNFLLVGNKTDVAGDEAARAKFDGLPILFISARNHDHIQDLKDKLVQKVMAGDINTEDTIITNARHHAALQEVLQSLQDVKNGMDNGLPGDLLALDIRRSLHYLGEITGEVTNEDRLDYIFSKFCIGK is encoded by the coding sequence ATGCTGGGAAAATTAACAGGATTTGATGATACTATCGTAGCTGTAGCCACCGCGCCAGGAATCGGCGCCATCGCCGTCATCAGGCTCAGCGGTCAACATGCTTTTCCCATCTGTAACAGCCTCTTCCCGGCCAAAAACCTGGACCTCCAGGCCAGCCATACCCTTCACTTCGGTAATATCGTACACAACGGTAAAATCATCGATGAAGTAGTCATCAGCCTCTACAAAGGCCCGCGGTCCTATACCGGAGAAGATGTCATCGAAATATCCTGTCACGGTTCTCCCTATATCCAGCAACAAATCATCGCCGCCACCGTCGATAAAGGCGCCCGCCTTGCCAAACCAGGCGAATTCACCCAGCGCGCCTTCCTCAATGGTAAACTGGACCTTACCCAGGCTGAATCTGTTGCCGATCTTATCGCCAGCAACTCTGCCGCCTCCCATCAAACCGCCATGCAACAAATGCGCGGCGGCTTCTCCAAAGAATTACATGCCCTCCGGGAACAACTCATCACTTTCTCGGCCCTCATAGAACTGGAACTGGACTTCAGCCAGGAAGACGTGGAATTTGCCGACAGAACACGCCTGTACGCCCTTGTCAGCAATGCTACCACCATCATCCAACACCTGATAGACTCTTTCCGCATGGGTAACGTCATCAAAAATGGCGTCAATACTGCCATCGTTGGTAAACCCAATGCCGGTAAATCCACCCTGCTCAATACCCTGCTCAACGAAAACAGAGCCATCGTCAGCGATATTGCCGGTACCACCCGCGATACCATCGAAGAAATACTCAATATCGACGGCATCCTCTTCCGACTCATCGATACCGCCGGTATCCGCGACAGCAGCGATACCATCGAAACCATCGGTGTACAGAAAACCATGGAAAAAATACGCGAAGCAGGCGTAGTGGTATACCTCTTCGATGTCAACGAACTCTCCGCCGCCGATATACAACAACAAATACACGACTTCGAAGCAGATAATGTCAACTTCCTCCTCGTCGGCAATAAAACCGATGTAGCTGGAGATGAAGCCGCCCGCGCTAAATTCGACGGTCTGCCTATTCTCTTTATCTCCGCCAGAAACCACGACCATATCCAGGATCTTAAAGACAAACTGGTACAGAAAGTCATGGCCGGCGATATCAATACCGAAGACACCATCATCACCAATGCCCGTCACCATGCTGCCCTCCAGGAAGTACTGCAGTCGCTCCAGGACGTGAAAAACGGTATGGACAACGGATTGCCCGGCGACCTGCTCGCACTGGATATACGCCGTAGCCTGCATTACCTCGGAGAGATCACCGGTGAGGTAACAAATGAGGATAGGCTGGATTATATTTTCAGTAAGTTTTGTATCGGGAAGTAA
- a CDS encoding biopolymer transporter ExbD: MPKVKMPRKSTLVDMTAMCDVAFLLLTFFMLATKFKPDEPVTVVTPSSINTTLLPDSDVLLFTVDKDGRVFFSMDGQPKRKKLIEDLNTQYKLGLDDKEIKNFVTGASVGTPIKDLKTYLSVSEEQRKKQGLDKGIPTDSANNELGAWIEYGMAAQGGNFNKLKYCIKADNGTPYPKIKEILDTFKAKHIQKLNLVTNLKSAPEGTAAWKEEQASGGKKE; the protein is encoded by the coding sequence ATGCCTAAAGTTAAAATGCCCAGGAAAAGCACGCTAGTTGACATGACAGCAATGTGTGATGTGGCTTTTCTGCTCTTAACTTTCTTTATGCTGGCAACTAAGTTCAAACCGGATGAACCGGTAACGGTAGTTACCCCGTCCTCTATCAACACAACCCTTTTGCCTGATTCTGACGTGCTGTTATTCACAGTAGATAAGGACGGAAGAGTGTTTTTCAGCATGGATGGCCAGCCTAAAAGAAAAAAGCTGATCGAAGATCTGAACACGCAGTATAAACTTGGCCTGGACGACAAAGAAATCAAAAACTTTGTAACTGGTGCGAGCGTCGGAACTCCCATTAAAGACCTGAAAACTTACCTGTCTGTTTCTGAAGAACAGCGTAAAAAACAGGGTCTTGACAAAGGAATCCCGACAGATTCTGCAAATAACGAATTAGGTGCCTGGATTGAGTATGGCATGGCAGCGCAAGGCGGTAACTTCAACAAACTGAAGTACTGTATCAAAGCGGACAACGGTACTCCTTATCCCAAGATCAAGGAAATTCTGGATACTTTCAAAGCGAAACATATCCAGAAACTCAACCTGGTAACCAACCTGAAATCAGCTCCTGAGGGAACTGCAGCCTGGAAAGAAGAACAGGCATCAGGTGGTAAAAAAGAGTAG
- the truA gene encoding tRNA pseudouridine(38-40) synthase TruA encodes MNRYFIEVAYKGEQYSGFQVQDNAHTVQAEVDKALSILFREKVESTGSSRTDAGVNALQNFLHFDTALPLHPQFLYKINAILPDDVVLKGVYKVPEDAHSRFAALGRSYEYTLYTRKDPFMRDRGYFFPYKLDFDALQAAAGIIREYSDFTTFSKRNTQVKTFICAIEESYWTAEGERVVYNVTANRFLRGMVRGLVGTMLRVGRGKLSLDEFRAAIESRDCTKADFAVPPQGLFLMEVKYPEGLLEPLSFMRR; translated from the coding sequence ATGAACAGATACTTTATAGAAGTGGCCTACAAAGGCGAGCAGTACAGTGGCTTTCAGGTACAGGATAATGCCCATACCGTACAGGCGGAGGTAGACAAGGCGCTCAGCATATTATTCCGGGAGAAGGTGGAAAGCACCGGTTCCAGCAGGACCGATGCGGGGGTGAATGCTCTGCAGAACTTCCTGCATTTTGATACTGCGTTGCCTTTGCATCCGCAGTTTCTGTATAAGATCAATGCTATTTTGCCGGATGATGTGGTGCTGAAGGGAGTTTACAAGGTACCGGAGGATGCGCACAGCCGTTTTGCTGCATTGGGCCGTTCTTATGAATATACTTTATATACCCGCAAGGATCCGTTTATGCGGGACCGTGGGTATTTCTTTCCTTATAAGCTGGACTTCGACGCATTACAGGCGGCAGCCGGTATTATCCGGGAGTACAGTGATTTTACCACCTTTTCTAAGCGCAATACACAGGTAAAGACATTTATCTGTGCTATTGAGGAATCTTACTGGACGGCAGAAGGAGAGCGTGTAGTCTATAACGTTACCGCCAATCGTTTCCTGCGGGGAATGGTGCGTGGATTGGTCGGTACGATGCTGAGAGTGGGGCGGGGTAAGCTTTCGCTGGATGAGTTCAGGGCTGCTATAGAGAGTAGGGATTGTACAAAGGCGGATTTTGCGGTGCCTCCTCAGGGCCTGTTTCTGATGGAGGTAAAGTATCCGGAAGGTCTTTTGGAGCCGCTTTCCTTTATGCGGCGATAA
- a CDS encoding helix-turn-helix domain-containing protein → MSSNIRVNRVCQYCRRDFVAKKTTSQTCSDHCAKMFYKVRQRAAKMEQSDSETLAIKAKPIEEVKIKEFLNIADASKLLGVSRWTLQRLIKRRALPAIKFGNHTIISRQRINDMFTL, encoded by the coding sequence ATGAGTTCAAACATTAGAGTAAACAGAGTTTGCCAATATTGTCGCCGTGATTTCGTGGCGAAGAAAACCACCTCCCAGACGTGCAGTGATCACTGTGCGAAAATGTTCTATAAGGTAAGGCAAAGGGCTGCCAAGATGGAACAGAGCGACAGCGAAACCCTGGCTATAAAGGCAAAGCCCATTGAAGAGGTAAAAATCAAAGAGTTTTTAAACATCGCCGATGCCAGCAAGCTGCTGGGCGTCAGCCGATGGACATTGCAACGGCTTATTAAACGCCGCGCATTACCGGCTATAAAATTCGGGAATCACACCATTATCAGCCGGCAACGGATCAATGATATGTTTACTCTTTAA
- a CDS encoding MotA/TolQ/ExbB proton channel family protein yields the protein MAETKTTVTAATAKASSHQPTKSSNLFAALAVPICLVIGFLFFFFVLGNPANFQGNNPEAHPIDSGIGKWLGTVYKGGYVVPVLISVLLICLTFVIERFLYLAKAKGKFSGSELVRKVQYHLANKNVDAALAECDKQKGSVGNVLKAGLKKYKEMVTNSELDTDQKILTIKNEIEETTALELPMMEKNLVFLSTIASVATLLGLFGTVLGMIKAFAAMSSGGAPDSAQLALGISEALINTALGIGTSAIAIIMYNYFTTNIDGITYAIDESGFTLTQSFAANHK from the coding sequence ATGGCTGAGACTAAAACAACTGTGACTGCAGCTACAGCTAAGGCTTCTTCTCATCAACCTACAAAGTCGTCCAACCTGTTCGCGGCGTTGGCTGTACCTATCTGTCTGGTGATAGGTTTTCTGTTTTTCTTCTTTGTATTAGGTAATCCAGCCAACTTCCAAGGTAATAATCCAGAGGCACATCCGATCGATTCTGGTATTGGCAAGTGGTTAGGTACTGTTTACAAAGGTGGATATGTGGTACCGGTATTGATTTCTGTATTACTGATTTGCTTGACTTTCGTAATTGAGCGTTTCCTGTACCTGGCAAAAGCTAAAGGTAAGTTCAGCGGTTCTGAGCTGGTACGTAAAGTACAATATCACCTGGCTAACAAAAATGTTGACGCAGCTCTGGCTGAGTGCGACAAACAGAAAGGTTCTGTTGGTAACGTACTGAAAGCTGGTCTGAAAAAGTACAAAGAAATGGTTACTAACTCTGAGCTGGACACAGATCAGAAGATTCTGACCATCAAAAATGAAATTGAAGAAACAACTGCACTGGAACTGCCTATGATGGAAAAGAACCTGGTGTTCCTGTCTACCATTGCTTCCGTAGCTACCCTGCTGGGTCTGTTCGGTACCGTATTGGGTATGATCAAGGCGTTCGCAGCGATGTCTTCCGGTGGTGCACCAGACTCTGCTCAGCTGGCGTTAGGTATCTCTGAGGCGTTGATCAACACCGCTCTGGGTATCGGTACTTCTGCTATTGCGATCATCATGTACAACTACTTTACTACCAATATCGATGGCATCACTTATGCTATTGACGAGTCTGGCTTTACTTTAACACAGAGCTTTGCTGCAAATCACAAATAA
- a CDS encoding zinc-dependent metalloprotease, which yields MYKSINLKLMVAVAGLACIGSSVSFTANAQRKKKSAAPTPAAAPAKDTTAKPSMIKPGPKTGPKPFAEIITDKASADSGLFNIYKQDDRYFFEIADSLLGRDILVVNRLSKSAAGLRVQMMGFSGDIIGENVVRFEKGPNNRIFLKNISYSDVSKDSTQPMFTAVMNSNLQPIVAAFDIKALSKSGHGSVIDLTEYISGDNDVLFFDGTIKNMMKLGGVQPDKSYISDVKSYPMNTEIKTVKTYSKAGQSMPGFPPAPGGNATVELNSSMVLLPAVPMQPRYFDPRVGFFTTRVTDFDADPQGVKQLQMITRWRLEPKPEDMEKYKRGELVEPKKPIVFYIDPATPAKWRKYLIMGVNDWQSAFEEAGFKNAIIAKMAPTKEEDSTWSIEDARFSAIVYKPSDVPNASGPHVHDPRSGEILESHINWYHNVMRLLRNWYFVQASPNDPRARNMQFSDELMGELIRFVSSHEVGHTLGLRHNFGSSSTYPVEKLRDKEWVKKNGHAASIMDYARFNYVAQPGDGISGADLYPRINYYDKWAIQWGYKLLPNAKSAEAEVAVLNKMTIEKLKDKKYWFGTESNPNDPRSQNEDLGDNAMKASAYGIKNLQRIMPNLLTWTKVENEGYGTLAELYKEVVSQFGRYMGHVTKNIGGIYETPKTVEEEGAVYEFVPKAIQKEAVQFLSQQLFTTPKWLVNQDLMNRTGSTGIGLVMSVQTPVLGKILSVNTLNKLSAGEAALGNTAYQPLEMLNDMKKAIFSEIYTHQPIDVYRRGLQRTYVDNLTAMMAPPAPSQMPGFSAPDASKYDATAICRAHLSSLRNELRGAAASGDAMTRNHILDLVARISSTLDPK from the coding sequence ATGTACAAATCAATCAATCTGAAACTGATGGTCGCTGTTGCCGGCTTAGCCTGCATCGGCTCATCCGTTTCCTTTACCGCTAATGCACAGCGGAAAAAGAAATCTGCCGCGCCAACTCCAGCTGCCGCTCCAGCTAAAGACACTACTGCCAAACCTTCCATGATCAAGCCCGGACCTAAAACCGGACCTAAACCTTTCGCGGAGATCATCACTGATAAAGCCTCCGCTGATTCTGGCCTGTTCAATATCTACAAACAAGATGACCGCTACTTCTTCGAAATAGCAGACTCCCTCCTCGGCAGAGACATCCTCGTTGTAAACAGGCTGTCCAAATCCGCCGCAGGCCTGCGCGTACAAATGATGGGCTTCTCCGGTGACATCATCGGCGAAAACGTTGTCCGTTTCGAAAAAGGACCCAACAACCGCATCTTCCTCAAAAACATCTCCTACTCTGATGTATCCAAAGACTCCACACAGCCCATGTTCACCGCTGTGATGAACTCTAACCTCCAGCCCATCGTAGCCGCCTTCGATATCAAAGCCCTCTCCAAATCAGGACACGGCAGCGTTATCGACCTCACCGAATATATCTCCGGCGACAATGACGTGCTCTTCTTCGATGGCACTATCAAAAATATGATGAAACTCGGTGGCGTTCAACCGGATAAATCCTACATCTCCGATGTAAAATCCTATCCGATGAACACCGAAATCAAAACCGTTAAAACATATAGCAAAGCCGGCCAGTCTATGCCAGGCTTCCCACCGGCTCCGGGAGGCAATGCTACCGTTGAGCTCAACAGCTCCATGGTACTGCTCCCCGCCGTCCCCATGCAGCCACGCTACTTCGATCCCCGGGTAGGTTTCTTCACTACCCGTGTCACCGATTTCGACGCCGATCCGCAAGGTGTAAAACAACTCCAGATGATCACCCGCTGGCGCCTGGAACCCAAACCGGAAGACATGGAAAAATACAAACGCGGTGAACTCGTAGAACCTAAGAAACCTATCGTGTTCTATATCGATCCAGCCACCCCGGCTAAATGGCGCAAATATCTTATCATGGGTGTCAACGACTGGCAGTCCGCCTTCGAAGAAGCCGGATTCAAAAATGCCATCATCGCCAAAATGGCCCCTACCAAAGAAGAAGATTCTACCTGGTCTATCGAAGATGCCCGCTTCTCAGCGATCGTTTACAAACCGTCTGATGTTCCCAACGCCAGCGGCCCTCACGTACACGATCCCCGCTCCGGTGAAATCCTCGAAAGCCATATCAACTGGTACCACAACGTAATGCGTCTGCTGCGCAACTGGTACTTTGTTCAGGCTTCTCCCAACGATCCACGCGCCCGCAATATGCAGTTCAGCGATGAACTCATGGGTGAACTCATCCGTTTCGTGTCTTCCCATGAAGTAGGCCATACCCTCGGACTTCGCCATAACTTCGGCTCCAGCTCCACCTATCCGGTAGAAAAACTCCGCGACAAGGAATGGGTGAAAAAGAACGGCCACGCCGCCTCTATCATGGACTACGCCCGCTTTAACTACGTGGCACAGCCTGGCGACGGCATCAGCGGTGCCGATCTCTACCCTCGTATCAACTACTACGACAAATGGGCCATCCAATGGGGCTACAAACTCCTCCCCAATGCTAAGTCAGCAGAAGCAGAGGTAGCTGTACTCAATAAAATGACCATCGAAAAACTGAAAGACAAAAAATACTGGTTCGGTACAGAATCCAATCCAAATGATCCCCGTTCCCAGAACGAAGATCTCGGAGACAATGCCATGAAAGCCAGCGCCTACGGTATCAAAAACCTGCAGCGTATTATGCCTAACCTCCTGACATGGACAAAAGTGGAAAACGAAGGGTACGGTACCCTCGCTGAACTTTATAAGGAAGTTGTCAGCCAGTTTGGCCGCTATATGGGACACGTAACCAAAAACATCGGTGGTATTTACGAAACACCTAAAACTGTTGAAGAAGAAGGTGCTGTATACGAATTCGTACCAAAAGCCATCCAGAAAGAAGCTGTTCAGTTCCTCTCCCAGCAACTGTTTACTACGCCTAAATGGCTGGTAAACCAGGACCTGATGAACCGTACCGGTAGCACCGGAATAGGCCTGGTAATGTCTGTACAGACACCTGTGCTCGGCAAAATCCTGTCTGTCAATACGCTCAATAAACTGAGCGCAGGGGAAGCAGCGCTGGGTAACACCGCCTACCAGCCGCTGGAAATGCTCAACGACATGAAAAAAGCCATCTTCAGTGAAATCTACACTCACCAGCCGATAGATGTATATCGCCGTGGGCTGCAGCGTACTTATGTAGACAACCTCACCGCCATGATGGCGCCTCCTGCTCCCAGCCAGATGCCAGGTTTCAGCGCACCGGATGCCAGCAAATATGATGCTACCGCCATCTGCCGTGCTCACCTCTCCTCACTCAGAAATGAGCTGCGCGGTGCCGCCGCCAGTGGTGATGCCATGACCCGCAACCATATCCTCGATCTGGTTGCCCGCATCTCCAGTACACTGGACCCGAAATAA
- a CDS encoding energy transducer TonB encodes MDSAKVLKSDFLDILFEGRNKEYGAYDLRKQYNKRVRNAILGTVSLFLVFFLAYIITNYVKASEGDNNKKPVIQEIKMEDVKLPDDPKTPPPPPPPPAPPPPVKPSVQFTPPVIKKDNEVPPDEEPPKQAEIKDKSISTKTVEGDPNGIDAGLLEDSKGTGVVEAPPAPAKEEIFTFVEQPPTFPGGEDALAKYLSKNIRYPRVAQENGISGTVFVQFVVDSEGNIKDVKTVGAAKGGGLEEEAVRVVRSMPKWKAGRQNGRQVSVQFNLPIRFTLQE; translated from the coding sequence ATGGATTCAGCTAAAGTCTTAAAGTCCGATTTTCTTGATATCCTGTTTGAAGGCAGGAACAAGGAGTATGGGGCTTATGATCTGAGGAAGCAGTATAATAAGCGTGTGCGGAATGCCATTCTGGGTACCGTTTCCCTGTTTCTTGTATTTTTCCTGGCCTATATCATCACTAATTATGTAAAAGCTTCTGAAGGTGATAACAATAAGAAGCCGGTGATACAGGAAATCAAGATGGAGGACGTGAAACTCCCGGATGATCCGAAAACACCTCCGCCGCCTCCTCCTCCGCCGGCACCGCCGCCGCCGGTTAAACCGTCTGTACAGTTCACTCCTCCGGTGATCAAAAAAGATAATGAAGTACCACCGGATGAAGAACCTCCAAAACAGGCAGAAATTAAAGACAAATCCATCAGCACCAAAACCGTAGAAGGTGACCCGAACGGTATCGATGCGGGTCTGCTGGAAGACAGTAAAGGTACTGGTGTGGTAGAAGCGCCTCCTGCTCCTGCTAAAGAAGAAATCTTCACTTTCGTAGAGCAGCCTCCTACCTTCCCTGGTGGCGAGGACGCACTGGCCAAATACCTGAGCAAAAATATCCGTTACCCTCGCGTTGCGCAGGAAAACGGTATCTCCGGTACTGTATTCGTACAGTTTGTGGTTGACTCTGAAGGTAACATCAAAGATGTGAAAACAGTAGGCGCCGCAAAAGGTGGTGGTCTGGAAGAAGAAGCTGTACGCGTGGTAAGATCCATGCCTAAATGGAAAGCTGGTAGACAAAACGGACGCCAGGTTTCTGTACAGTTCAACCTCCCGATCCGCTTCACTCTCCAAGAGTAG
- a CDS encoding LacI family DNA-binding transcriptional regulator, whose translation MKERTNKITIYDIAQKLNLSASTVSRALQNNPLINEETREKIQATAMDMGYVPNWIASSLRKKRSNIIGLIVPRTSMYFQSTAISGIQHEAHKYGFSIVIGQSDETVAMEKELAHTFYSLRVDGLLAVASMFTTNFDHFSPFIKNNIPLVFYDRVPVDFPGYTITGDDFKGGFLATEHLIKQGCKRIAHFSGLLTCNLYQQRLSGYKEALAKYNIPYDEQLVYIHNLTMDAAAQAARELFDKGNLPDGLFTANDSSAVAFIQEANKRNIAIPEQIKVVGYSNDLSSRIISPSLSTIEQSGYNMGQKAVETIVKLINHEEGGKVTKNFVFPVELIQRESTMIKKP comes from the coding sequence GTGAAAGAGCGAACCAATAAAATAACGATATACGACATTGCTCAAAAACTGAACCTGTCTGCCTCCACTGTATCACGCGCTTTGCAGAACAATCCGCTGATCAATGAAGAAACACGGGAAAAAATTCAGGCAACAGCAATGGACATGGGTTATGTACCCAACTGGATAGCCTCCAGCCTGCGTAAAAAACGTTCCAATATCATTGGGCTGATCGTGCCTCGTACCTCCATGTATTTTCAAAGTACAGCTATCAGCGGTATTCAGCATGAAGCACACAAATACGGCTTCAGTATCGTAATCGGCCAGTCCGATGAAACAGTAGCCATGGAAAAAGAACTGGCCCACACTTTCTACTCCCTGAGGGTGGATGGCCTCCTGGCTGTAGCCTCCATGTTCACTACCAACTTCGACCATTTCAGTCCCTTCATAAAAAACAATATTCCACTCGTATTCTATGATCGTGTGCCAGTGGACTTCCCCGGTTATACCATCACCGGAGATGATTTCAAAGGCGGATTTCTCGCCACCGAACACCTCATCAAACAAGGCTGTAAACGGATTGCCCATTTTTCCGGCCTGCTCACCTGTAACCTTTATCAGCAAAGACTTTCAGGATACAAGGAAGCACTCGCCAAATACAATATTCCTTACGATGAACAACTCGTATACATTCATAACCTTACCATGGATGCCGCGGCACAGGCAGCCCGTGAACTGTTCGACAAAGGCAATCTGCCCGATGGTCTGTTTACTGCCAACGACAGTTCTGCTGTAGCCTTTATACAGGAAGCCAACAAACGGAACATTGCCATCCCTGAGCAAATAAAGGTGGTCGGCTACTCCAATGATCTGTCTTCCCGCATTATCTCCCCTTCATTAAGTACCATTGAGCAATCAGGGTATAATATGGGGCAAAAGGCCGTTGAAACGATCGTCAAACTGATCAATCATGAAGAAGGTGGTAAAGTCACCAAAAATTTTGTCTTCCCTGTAGAACTTATCCAGCGGGAGTCTACTATGATTAAAAAACCATAA
- a CDS encoding DUF4476 domain-containing protein, with product MLFKYRTVLYLLACLFCCGRAWAQEQQHYVYIQSEKGQPFYVKVNGQVLSSTERGYVILPRLESGTVPISIGFAKSEGPSQEQKFHVRIAQSDLGFLLKKSSGSGYALYNMQTFRETKADNNDGGAVAAAAKEPALEAAVNNAPEDTTHKEMMNNMQKDLETTFSQTATVTGPAKSSSKPGNSFSSALDKVVVSGDDRDEPVAEEAPAKPAPAPAPEPAAEHETKKHKGKKHKGEREPLSEEEEGILKQVMAEESRTAASEAATEDLPKTEGEEQPAHKKQKKHKKREGDPDFIEFQDDSKSAAPAPAAPAVVAAVPVETPAPAVETPVAEETPAHTKKKKRKLFDDTEHPANIVTDSSGYGIAVADDMPSKKRKKTEDVAVVEATPREKVDTRLVNTDCGNIMDEGTFRKVLRKFVAAKSDDAMIDVFRRATRNYCLETTQVKTMVQLLTADEARYRLLDMAYAKTYDTEKYNSLESLLTESYYKGRFKAMLHK from the coding sequence ATGCTTTTCAAATACAGGACAGTATTATACCTATTGGCATGCTTGTTTTGCTGTGGCCGCGCATGGGCACAGGAACAGCAGCATTATGTATATATCCAGAGTGAAAAAGGTCAGCCCTTTTATGTAAAGGTGAATGGCCAGGTGCTGAGTTCTACCGAGAGAGGGTATGTTATCCTGCCCCGGTTGGAAAGCGGTACGGTACCGATATCTATCGGTTTCGCCAAAAGCGAGGGCCCTTCCCAGGAACAGAAATTCCATGTGCGGATTGCACAAAGTGACCTGGGCTTTCTCTTAAAGAAGTCCTCCGGTTCAGGCTATGCACTGTATAATATGCAGACCTTCCGGGAGACCAAGGCGGATAACAATGATGGTGGCGCTGTGGCAGCTGCAGCCAAAGAGCCGGCGCTGGAAGCTGCGGTAAACAATGCTCCCGAAGATACCACCCATAAGGAGATGATGAACAACATGCAGAAGGACCTGGAAACGACTTTCTCCCAAACGGCTACTGTCACCGGTCCTGCTAAATCCTCCTCCAAGCCGGGTAATTCTTTTTCCTCCGCGCTCGATAAAGTAGTGGTGTCCGGAGATGACCGCGATGAGCCTGTAGCAGAAGAAGCACCTGCCAAGCCTGCACCTGCGCCTGCGCCGGAACCCGCAGCTGAACACGAAACAAAGAAGCACAAAGGCAAAAAGCATAAAGGGGAAAGGGAACCCCTCTCCGAAGAAGAAGAGGGAATCCTGAAGCAGGTGATGGCTGAAGAAAGCCGGACAGCTGCCAGCGAAGCAGCCACAGAAGATCTTCCCAAAACGGAAGGAGAAGAGCAACCCGCTCACAAAAAACAGAAGAAACATAAGAAAAGAGAAGGGGATCCTGATTTTATTGAGTTTCAGGATGATAGCAAATCTGCTGCACCTGCCCCTGCTGCGCCGGCAGTTGTTGCTGCCGTACCGGTAGAAACTCCGGCCCCAGCCGTAGAAACTCCGGTTGCTGAAGAGACTCCGGCTCATACCAAAAAGAAAAAACGTAAACTGTTTGACGATACAGAGCATCCGGCCAATATCGTCACCGATTCCAGTGGTTATGGTATTGCAGTAGCAGATGATATGCCCTCCAAAAAAAGGAAGAAGACAGAAGACGTAGCGGTAGTGGAGGCAACGCCCAGGGAAAAGGTGGATACCCGTCTTGTTAATACAGATTGTGGTAATATTATGGATGAAGGCACGTTCCGGAAGGTATTGCGCAAGTTTGTAGCTGCCAAAAGTGACGACGCCATGATTGACGTATTCCGTCGTGCTACCCGTAACTACTGTCTGGAAACCACTCAGGTGAAAACGATGGTACAGCTGCTGACGGCAGATGAAGCCCGCTACCGCCTGCTGGATATGGCTTATGCCAAAACCTATGACACGGAGAAATACAACTCCCTCGAATCGCTGTTGACCGAAAGTTATTACAAGGGCAGGTTTAAGGCAATGCTGCATAAATAA